One Lasioglossum baleicum unplaced genomic scaffold, iyLasBale1 scaffold0063, whole genome shotgun sequence DNA segment encodes these proteins:
- the LOC143219710 gene encoding uncharacterized protein LOC143219710, which produces MHCRYDSSLCEYRACRKEEGCAAWFAAKLHDISNKLQPIFDKTVPMDELTERQELNFQTATHCHVCEQPFSSSDTKVHDHCHFTGAYRGPAHIACNLGYQSSYVIPVVFHNLSGYDAHFIIKELANTFEGKIAVLPLTKERYISFTKVVANKDEKRNYAKLLKFRFIDSFKFLNSSLDKLSSYLGKNKLRVVRNQFDHLNVDDFNLLTRKGVFPYDYLASYDKLNDTCLPSREAFYNQLCDRGISDADYVHASTVWSRFAIKTLGQYSDLYLKLDVLLLADVFENFRDDCLENYKLDPAHYYTLPGFAWDVMLKMTKIELELFTDVDMLLFVERGIRGGLSQCSQRYACANNKYLPKYDSSKPSTYLMYFDVNNLYGWAMSQPLPYRDFRWVEDIENFNVESVPIDSPVGYILEVDLEYPSEIHDAHADLPFCPSHDTAADSSRQRKLMATLRDKERYVLHYRYLQQSLKHNLKLKKIYRILEFQQSRWLHGYIDLNTKLRAEATNDFSKNLFKLMNNAVFGKTMENVRNHVNVKLLSRWDGRYGVEQLIARPNFHSCTVFSEDFVAIQLNKLLLKFHKPIYIGMSVLDISKTHLYSFHYEYMYPNFQQNCKILYTDTDSLIYEIACDDVYETMKRDIHRYDTSNYVENNAYGVPIANKKMLGLMKDENGGKIMTEFVGLRAKMYATRVRDDDDTCRETKKIKGIRTNATARDISFEDYVECLHNHTEKSINNKRIMSVQHRVYSIAEMKLALSPYDDKRYICDNLVTTLPWGHYNIVSLP; this is translated from the coding sequence ATGCATTGCCGCTACGACTCTTCTTTGTGCGAGTATCGAGCTTGTCGCAAGGAAGAGGGATGTGCCGCGTGGTTCGCTGCAAAGTTGCATGATATAAGCAATAAATTACAGCCGATATTCGACAAAACGGTACCTATGGACGAACTAACTGAAAGACAGGAGTTAAATTTTCAGACGGCTACGCATTGTCATGTGTGCGAGCAGCCGTTCAGCAGTTCCGACACAAAAGTACACGATCATTGTCATTTTACGGGAGCGTATCGCGGTCCGGCGCATATCGCGTGTAATTTAGGTTATCAATCTTCGTACGTGATACCGGTGGTCTTTCACAATTTGTCCGGCTACGATGCGCATTTCATTATTAAAGAATTAGcaaacacgttcgagggtaAGATAGCTGTGTTGCCGTTGACAAAAGAGCGGTACATCTCGTTCACGAAAGTTGTTGCGAATAAAGATGAAAAGAGAAATTATGCAAAGTTGTTGAAGTTTCGATTTATCGATTCCTTCAAGTTCTTGAATTCGAGTTTGGACAAGTTATCATCGTATCTGGGCAAAAACAAATTACGCGTTGTACGAAATCAATTTGATCATCTCAACGTCGACGATTTCAATCTCTTGACTAGAAAAGGCGTCTTTCCGTACGACTATCTGGCGTCGTACGACAAATTAAACGACACGTGTTTGCCGTCGCGCGAGGCATTTTACAATCAGCTTTGCGACAGGGGGATATCGGACGCCGATTACGTTCACGCGAGCACGGTTTGGTCGCGTTTCGCTATAAAAACGTTGGGACAGTACAGCGATTTGTATTTGAAATTGGATGTGTTGTTATTGGctgatgttttcgaaaatttccgcGACGACTGTCTCGAGAACTATAAACTCGATCCGGCGCATTATTACACGCTTCCCGGTTTCGCGTGGGACGTGATGCTGAAAATGACTAAGATCGAATTGGAGTTGTTCACGGACGTGGACATGCTTTTATTCGTGGAGCGAGGAATACGCGGCGGATTGAGCCAATGTTCTCAGAGATATGCGTGTGCAAACAACAAGTATTTACCAAAATATGACTCCAGCAAACCGTCAACCTATCTAATGTATTTCGACGTTAACAATTTATACGGTTGGGCTATGTCGCAACCTCTACCGTACAGAGACTTTCGATGGGTGGAGGACATAGAGAATTTCAACGTTGAATCCGTTCCAATCGACAGCCCTGTAGGATACATTTTGGAGGTTGATTTAGAGTATCCTAGTGAAATTCACGATGCTCACGCGGATCTACCGTTCTGTCCGAGTCACGACACGGCGGCCGACTCGAGCCGGCAGAGAAAGTTGATGGCAACGCTTCGCGATAAGGAGCGATACGTTCTGCACTATCGGTATTTACAGCAAAGTTTAAAGCATAAcctaaaattgaagaaaatttatCGAATTCTAGAGTTTCAACAATCGCGATGGTTGCACGGCTATATCGatttgaacacgaaattacgcgCCGAGGCGACTaacgatttttctaaaaatttgtttaaattaatgaacaacgctgtgtttggaaaaacaatggagaacgttcgaaatcaCGTGAACGTGAAATTGCTTTCCCGATGGGACGGTCGATACGGTGTCGAGCAATTGATAGCcagaccaaattttcacagtTGTACCGTGTTTTCGGAGGATTTCGTCGCGATACAGCTAAACAAGCTGTTACTCAAATTCCACAAACCCATCTACATAGGCATGTCCGTATTGGATATATCAAAAACTCATTTGTACAGCTTTCATTACGAGTACATGTATCCCAATTTCCAACAAAATTGCAAGATTTTGTACACGGACACGGACAGTCTGATATACGAGATCGCTTGCGACGATGTGTATGAGACGATGAAACGTGATATCCATCGATACGATACAAGTAATTATGTCGAGAACAACGCGTACGGCGTTCCGATCGCGAACAAAAAGATGCTGGGATTAATGAAGGATGAGAACGGGGGCAAAATTATGACTGAGTTCGTGGGGCTTCGCGCGAAAATGTATGCTACTCGCGTGCGCGACGACGATGATACCTGCCGCGAAACGAAAAAAATCAAAGGCATTAGGACAAACGCCACAGCCAGAGATATAAGTTTTGAAGACTATGTCGAGTGTCTTCATAATCATACGGAAAAGAGCATTAACAATAAACGTATAATGTCGGTACAGCATCGAGTGTATTCCATAGCTGAAATGAAATTAGCGTTAAGTCCGTACGACGATAAACGGTATATCTGTGATAATTTGGTCACTACACTTCCTTGGGGACATTACAATATCGTTTCATTGCCATAA